Proteins encoded together in one Shewanella acanthi window:
- a CDS encoding DUF3192 domain-containing protein produces the protein MKSKLSVIIGSIFAAYIAFVAVIVLVYEPSPDEMNWEDRQLYNRQKLAELTLGQNITEVVKLMGNADFSEASSLNDEELHILFYRTHKQIADGVTSKDECTPLVFKNNKLIAWGEGTYQQFIGLSDNSEPKPPAP, from the coding sequence ATGAAATCAAAATTGTCCGTTATTATTGGCTCAATTTTCGCAGCCTATATCGCCTTTGTGGCGGTAATTGTTTTAGTTTATGAACCTTCCCCCGATGAAATGAACTGGGAAGATAGACAACTTTATAATCGCCAAAAATTAGCCGAGCTAACGCTAGGACAGAACATCACTGAAGTCGTCAAGCTGATGGGCAATGCCGATTTTTCGGAGGCGAGTTCCCTTAACGATGAGGAACTGCATATCCTCTTTTATCGCACCCATAAACAGATAGCCGATGGCGTTACCTCAAAGGACGAATGCACGCCCCTAGTCTTTAAAAATAATAAGTTAATTGCTTGGGGCGAAGGGACATATCAACAATTCATTGGTTTAAGTGATAACAGCGAGCCAAAGCCGCCAGCACCTTAA